From a single Theropithecus gelada isolate Dixy chromosome 8, Tgel_1.0, whole genome shotgun sequence genomic region:
- the TSTA3 gene encoding GDP-L-fucose synthase isoform X1, which translates to MGEPQGSMRILVTGGSGLVGKAIQKVVADGAGLPGEDWVFVSSKDADLTDAAQTRALFEKVRPTHVIHLAAMVGGLFRNIKYNLDFWRKNVHINDNVLHSAFEVGACKVVSCLSTCIFPDKTTYPIDETMIHNGPPHSSNFGYSYAKRMIDVQNRAYFQQYGCTFTAVIPTNVFGPHDNFNIEDGHVLPGLIHKVHLAKSSGSALTVWGTGKPRRQFIYSLDLAQLFIWVLREYNEVEPIILSVGEEDEVSIKEAAEAVVEAMDFHGEVTFDTSKSDGQFKKTASNSKLRTYLPDFRFTPFKQAVKETCAWFTDNYEQARK; encoded by the exons ATGGGTGAACCCCAGGGGTCCATGCGGATTCTAGTGACAGGGGGCTCTGGGCTGGTAGGCAAAGCCATCCAGAAGGTGGTAGCAGATGGAGCTGGACTTCCTGGAGAGGACTGggtgtttgtctcctccaaagaCGCCGATCTCAC GGATGCAGCACAGACCCGCGCCCTGTTTGAGAAGGTCCGACCCACGCATGTTATCCATCTTGCTGCAATGGTGGGGGGCCTGTTCCGGAATATCAAATACAATTTGGACTTCTGG AGGAAAAATGTGCACATCAACGACAACGTCCTGCACTCGGCCTTCGAGGTGGGCGCCTGCAAGGTGGTGTCCTGCCTGTCCACCTGTATCTTCCCTGACAAGACGACCTACCCCATAGATGAGACCATG ATCCACAATGGGCCACCCCACAGCAGCAATTTTGGGTACTCGTATGCCAAGAGGATGATCGACGTGCAGAACAG GGCCTACTTCCAGCAGTACGGCTGCACCTTCACCGCTGTCATCCCCACCAACGTCTTTGGGCCCCACGACAACTTCAACATCGAGGATGGCCATGTGCTGCCTGGCCTCATCCACAAGGTGCACCTGGCCAAGA GCAGCGGCTCGGCCCTGACGGTGTGGGGTACCGGGAAGCCGCGGAGGCAGTTCATATACTCGCTG GACCTGGCCCAGCTCTTTATCTGGGTCCTGCGGGAGTACAATGAAGTGGAGCCCATCATCCTCTCAG TGGGCGAGGAAGATGAGGTCTCCATCAAGGAGGCAGCCGAGGCGGTGGTGGAGGCCATGGACTTCCATGGGGAGGTCACT TTTGATACATCCAAGTCGGATGGGCAGTTTAAGAAGACAGCCAGTAACAGCAAGCTGAGGACCTACCTGCCTGACTTCCGGTTCACACCTTTCAAGCAGG CGGTGAAGGAGACCTGTGCTTGGTTCACTGACAACTACGAGCAGGCCCGGAAATGA
- the TSTA3 gene encoding GDP-L-fucose synthase isoform X2, translating to MLRATDMGEPQGSMRILVTGGSGLVGKAIQKVVADGAGLPGEDWVFVSSKDADLTDAAQTRALFEKVRPTHVIHLAAMVGGLFRNIKYNLDFWRKNVHINDNVLHSAFEVGACKVVSCLSTCIFPDKTTYPIDETMIHNGPPHSSNFGYSYAKRMIDVQNRAYFQQYGCTFTAVIPTNVFGPHDNFNIEDGHVLPGLIHKVHLAKSSGSALTVWGTGKPRRQFIYSLDLAQLFIWVLREYNEVEPIILSVGEEDEVSIKEAAEAVVEAMDFHGEVTFDTSKSDGQFKKTASNSKLRTYLPDFRFTPFKQAVKETCAWFTDNYEQARK from the exons ATGCTCC GTGCAACTGACATGGGTGAACCCCAGGGGTCCATGCGGATTCTAGTGACAGGGGGCTCTGGGCTGGTAGGCAAAGCCATCCAGAAGGTGGTAGCAGATGGAGCTGGACTTCCTGGAGAGGACTGggtgtttgtctcctccaaagaCGCCGATCTCAC GGATGCAGCACAGACCCGCGCCCTGTTTGAGAAGGTCCGACCCACGCATGTTATCCATCTTGCTGCAATGGTGGGGGGCCTGTTCCGGAATATCAAATACAATTTGGACTTCTGG AGGAAAAATGTGCACATCAACGACAACGTCCTGCACTCGGCCTTCGAGGTGGGCGCCTGCAAGGTGGTGTCCTGCCTGTCCACCTGTATCTTCCCTGACAAGACGACCTACCCCATAGATGAGACCATG ATCCACAATGGGCCACCCCACAGCAGCAATTTTGGGTACTCGTATGCCAAGAGGATGATCGACGTGCAGAACAG GGCCTACTTCCAGCAGTACGGCTGCACCTTCACCGCTGTCATCCCCACCAACGTCTTTGGGCCCCACGACAACTTCAACATCGAGGATGGCCATGTGCTGCCTGGCCTCATCCACAAGGTGCACCTGGCCAAGA GCAGCGGCTCGGCCCTGACGGTGTGGGGTACCGGGAAGCCGCGGAGGCAGTTCATATACTCGCTG GACCTGGCCCAGCTCTTTATCTGGGTCCTGCGGGAGTACAATGAAGTGGAGCCCATCATCCTCTCAG TGGGCGAGGAAGATGAGGTCTCCATCAAGGAGGCAGCCGAGGCGGTGGTGGAGGCCATGGACTTCCATGGGGAGGTCACT TTTGATACATCCAAGTCGGATGGGCAGTTTAAGAAGACAGCCAGTAACAGCAAGCTGAGGACCTACCTGCCTGACTTCCGGTTCACACCTTTCAAGCAGG CGGTGAAGGAGACCTGTGCTTGGTTCACTGACAACTACGAGCAGGCCCGGAAATGA